From the Quercus lobata isolate SW786 chromosome 6, ValleyOak3.0 Primary Assembly, whole genome shotgun sequence genome, one window contains:
- the LOC115949963 gene encoding uncharacterized protein LOC115949963 has translation MVSPNDPFWTFDFDDAYFDSDDDDMKSSGCSDDMDVSDCDHDMDVSDCDDDMEIGVDTDSDYDNEEEEFWIVFPFIGEMVAYFQRHYDKHPMRTSILSGKDYMAERSIGAIDGTHISARPPSERTQPCRSHKSLITTNVMCAYDHDMKFTYVHSGWEGSAHDSKVFEEAIKDSKHGFPWPPEAMRLHVVDLFAIDLILNSPYTYPPQFPLTSSDFSAPKVITLFLFSWLHQIRSPAPLSLLLFPLSLFFFLSSFVASTRQLSLSHQHNIFLSKEEIKQLTLRFQLQIVVGSYYLVDSGYPIGASFLPPHKATRYHAQEFKRSNRQPASGKELFNYRHSSLHMVIERSFGVLKACFPILSCMANYKEFRQHLVVSACCALHNFIRINNRRDEMFNLWENLDVNRDDVQAGNNGNSPESSASAERRHVREMSDVAKRAMGEFRDDVTARMWEEYA, from the exons ATGGTCTCTCCCAATGATCCATTCTGGACCTTCGATTTTGATGATGCTTACTTTGACTCTGACGATGATGACATGAAGAGTTCTGGATGCAGTGATGATATGGATGTCAGTGACTGTGATCATGACATGGATGTCAGTGACTGTGATGATGACATGGAAATTGGTGTAGACACAGATTCAGACTATGACAACGAGGAGGAAGAGTTTTGGATTGTATTTCCATTTATTGGTGAGATGGTGGCTTATTTCCAACGGCATTATGACAAGCACCCAATGCGTACTAGCATTTTGAGTGGGAAAGACTACATGGCTGAA AGAAGCATAGGAGCTATTGATGGAACGCATATTAGTGCTCGGCCTCCAAGTGAGAGAACCCAGCCTTGTAGAAGTCACAAGAGCTTGATTACAACCAACGTTATGTGCGCATACGACCATGATATGAAGTTCACATATGTCCACTCTGGTTGGGAGGGAAGCGCCCACGACTCAAAGGTCTTCGAAGAAGCTATTAAAGATTCGAAGCATGGATTCCCATGGCCACCGGAAGCTATGCGTCTTCATGTTGTTGATCTGTTTGCTATTGATCTAAttctgaattct CCATACACGTATCCACCACAATTTCCACTTACCTCATCTGATTTTTCTGCCCCAAAAGTCATCAcacttttcttattttcttggcTGCATCAGATCAGAAGTCCAGCCCCTCTTTCTCTACtcctttttcctctttctttgttcttctttctctcttcttttgttgcTTCTACACGGCAGCTCTCCCTCTCTCACCAACACAATATATTCCtctctaaagaagaaattaaacaattaaccCTAAGGTTTCAGCTTCAAATTGTTGTGG GGTCCTATTACTTGGTTGATTCAGGGTACCCCATTGGTGCATCGTTTCTTCCACCACACAAGGCCACCCGATATCATGCTCAGGAATTTAAGAGGAGCAATAGGCAACCGGCATCGGGGAAAGAGTTGTTTAACTATAGACACTCTTCATTGCACATGGTAATTGAGAGGAGCTTTGGAGTCCTTAAGGCTTGCTTTCCCATCTTGAGTTGTATGGCAAACTATAAGGAATTTCGGCAACATTTGGTTGTTTCTGCTTGTTGTGCATTACACAATTTTATACGTATCAATAATCGTAGAGATGAAATGTTTAACTTATGGGAGAACCTTGACGTTAATAGAGATGATGTACAAGCTGGGAACAATGGGAATTCTCCTGAATCAAGTGCAAGTGCTGAAAGGAGGCATGTGAGGGAGATGTCTGATGTGGCGAAGAGGGCAATGGGTGAGTTTAGGGATGATGTGACTGCTCGCATGTGGGAGGAGTACGCATGA
- the LOC115994139 gene encoding uncharacterized protein LOC115994139 gives MSETSNYFSSTSGHLCDLDHCTLRTSLKLHTFGRRFYGCRYWSPGDDRACKFFKWLDTNTCTRGAATAPIVLAKFRRLEHEVELVNEELKQARAMGEAPK, from the exons ATGTCAGAAACAAGTAATTATTTCTCCAGTACTAGTGGGCATCTGTGTGACCTAGACCATTGCACCCTTAGGACATCCCTGAAACTTCATACTTTTGGTAGGAGGTTTTATGGCTGTCGCTACTGGTCACCA GGTGATGACCGTGCATGTAAGTTCTTCAAATGGTTGGACACCAACACTTGCACGCGTGGCGCAGCAACAGCACCTATTGTGTTAGCAAAATTCCGAAGATTGGAGCACGAGGTGGAACTTGTTAATGAAGAGTTGAAGCAAGCACGTGCAATGGGAGAAGCTCCAAAATGA